In Flavobacterium enshiense, the genomic stretch AGTTCAACACGACCCCCGAAATATATCTTTTTACACTGTTGTCTCTGGTAGGGCAATCTTTAATTCCGATTTGGTTTTTTCAAGGGCTTCAAGAGTCAAAATTCTTAACCATTTCAAGCGCTATCGGAAAATCGTTTTATTTGGTTGCAGTTTTATTTTTTTTAAAAGACGAGAATGATTACGTACTTGTACCAATATATAATTTTATTGCATATTTTATTACCTTTATTATAGCCTCGGTAATTATATACAAGAAGTACGATGTCAAATATGAATTTACGTCATTTTCGGCTTTTAAGAGTCATTTAAGAATGGGAAAATACATGTTTCTGTCTGAGGTTAAACTTTTTTTTATATCTTATTTCAATATATTTATTTTAGGAATTTTATCTGGGAATACTGCAGTTGCTTATTTTGTTGGTGCAGAAAAAATTTTGCGTGCCGTCAGCAATATTTTTGTTCCCGTTCAAAATAGTTTGTTTCCGGTGTTGGCGATTAAATTAAATACAAATATCGGGGAAGGTATAGCTTTAATCAAAAAAATTGTTTTAGCATCTTTTATTATAATTTCCATTTTGTCTGTATTATTACTTCTATCGTCAGAATATATAGTTGACATTATTTTAGGAAGCAAAATGAAAAATAGTGTTATTGTTTTCAAAATATTGGCATTTATTCCACTTTTGTCTTTTTTTGATTCTTTTTTTGGAAAACAGGTTTTGTTAAATTTGAGAAAAGAAAAAGAATTTTTTAGAGTAGTTTTGTTTGCTGCATTGATTAATATTCCACTGATTTATATTCTATCATTAAAATACAGTTATATAGGGGCTTCAATTTCGCAGATGATTTCTCAAGTAATTTTATTAGTAGGAATGGGGTATTACTCTTATCAAGCATTAAAGAACAAAAACATTTGAAAATGAAGTTTATTTTAGAGGATTTTATCCGTCTGATAAAAAAAATTTATAGATACTTCTATTGGAATATTAAAGGTGTTAGAATTTCATTTTTGAGTGATGTTTCCATTAATGCAACTATTGATAAAGGCTGTTTTTTTACAGGGACATCACAAATTTCAAGTTTTTCGACGATTGGAGCATATACATACGGACGTAATGTAAATATTCATAGAGCGAAAATTGGATGCTATTGTTCTTTGGGGCCTGATGTCAAAATTGGTCTTGATGAGCACCCATTGGACAGAGAGTCAACACACCCTAGGTTTTATGGAGAAGTGCCGCAAAAAAGTGTTATTGTTGAAGATCATGTGTGGATTGGAGCTAACGCAATAGTTCTGAATGGTGTTAGAATAGGTGAACATTCGGTAATTGCTGCAGGCGCTGTTGTTACAAAGGATGTTGAGCCGTATACTATTTATGCAGGGGTGCCTGCCCGATTAATAAAAAAAAGAAAATAAATGATTCCTAAAAAGATACATTATTGTTGGTTTGGCAGAGGACCTTTATCAGATTTAACATTAAAATGTATAGAAAGCTGGAAAAAATTTCTTCCGGATTATGAAATAATCCAATGGAATGAGGACAATTTTGATGTTAATTCATATACTTTTTCCAAAGAAGCTTATGAAGCAAGGAAGTATGCTTTTGTTGCTGATATTTGCCGACTGGATGTGTTACACAAGTTTGGAGGTATTTATTTAGATACAGATATGGAACTTTTAAAACCTTTAAGCATAATATCCCCAAATTTTATAAGTGGTTTTGAAGATTCAAAATATGTTGGTGCCGGAATAATAATATCTCCAAAAGAAGATAAGTTTGTTACATCAGTTTTGGAAAAATATAGGGAATTGAGTTTTAATAAGTGCATCGACAAGTTACGGGAGTATACGATTCCGAAAATTTTTACCGACGAACTTGTTAAGTATGGATTAAAATTAGATAACACAAAACAAGTTTTAAATGATTCAGTTATCATTTATCCTTCCGAGTACTTTTATCCCCTGAACTATTTTACGGGAAAATTAAGTATCACCGAGAAAACAATGACAATACATCATTATGATTCATCTTGGATGTCTTCGGGACAGAAAACAATAATGAAATTAAAAATTTTTTTAATTAGTATATTTGGGACTAGTATAATTTCAAAAATAATAAGAAGAATTAAGCGATATGCCCGTTAGAAAACTAATTACATATTTTTTTGTATTGGGGTTGTTTTTCATACCGTTTAATGAGTACGAAGGTCTCTCTTTTTTAGGGGAATATAGCACTGAATCTGCAGTGTTATTTTTTATTCCCGCTTTTTTATTAATAGTTTTATATACTCTATTCGTCAAAAAACTAAATTTTCCATACAGGAATAATCTTTATTTAGTTTTATTGCTTTTTATAATTTGGTGTATAATTAGTACTTTGCTGAATGCCTCAAATGTTTATTCCTTCTATTTTAAAGGGACTTCGGGATTAAGCAGGTTTATAAGGCAGCTGTTTTCACTGATTTTATCTAGTGTCATTTTTTTTCAAGTATATTGGTTTGTTTTTAAGGATAAAACCGCAGAGCAGATTTTTCTTTTAATTCGAAAAACATTTTTTACCTCTTTGGTTGTTGTTTCAATTTATGGCTTTATTGAAACATTGATTTCTTTTTTCGGGTTATATTTCTTAAAACCGTTATTGGATCTGTTCGGATATTTACCTTTTTTAGAGCCAGAACTTCATGTTGAAGGAAGGATTTCCAGTGTGTCATACGAGCCTCCATTTTTAGCTATTTATCTTATTACCATAGCAGGCTGGATGTTTAGCTTTATAATTACGGATAAAGGATACAAACGTTATTTTCCGGCGGTTGCTGTTTTGCTTCTTACTTTTTTTTCAGGTTCCAGAACGGCCTTAATTGTAGTTACA encodes the following:
- a CDS encoding flippase; amino-acid sequence: MNGREDLKNKINFWARKDFIRNFFSLTVFQVIELIIPLLTIPVIIDRVGPQKFGLLSFALVFAVFFQLIINFGFNTISVREISIYKDDFLKLKKIHNDTINSKFILSLICFIVFSLIVYSFEKFNTTPEIYLFTLLSLVGQSLIPIWFFQGLQESKFLTISSAIGKSFYLVAVLFFLKDENDYVLVPIYNFIAYFITFIIASVIIYKKYDVKYEFTSFSAFKSHLRMGKYMFLSEVKLFFISYFNIFILGILSGNTAVAYFVGAEKILRAVSNIFVPVQNSLFPVLAIKLNTNIGEGIALIKKIVLASFIIISILSVLLLLSSEYIVDIILGSKMKNSVIVFKILAFIPLLSFFDSFFGKQVLLNLRKEKEFFRVVLFAALINIPLIYILSLKYSYIGASISQMISQVILLVGMGYYSYQALKNKNI
- a CDS encoding CatB-related O-acetyltransferase, yielding MKFILEDFIRLIKKIYRYFYWNIKGVRISFLSDVSINATIDKGCFFTGTSQISSFSTIGAYTYGRNVNIHRAKIGCYCSLGPDVKIGLDEHPLDRESTHPRFYGEVPQKSVIVEDHVWIGANAIVLNGVRIGEHSVIAAGAVVTKDVEPYTIYAGVPARLIKKRK
- a CDS encoding glycosyltransferase family 32 protein; translation: MIPKKIHYCWFGRGPLSDLTLKCIESWKKFLPDYEIIQWNEDNFDVNSYTFSKEAYEARKYAFVADICRLDVLHKFGGIYLDTDMELLKPLSIISPNFISGFEDSKYVGAGIIISPKEDKFVTSVLEKYRELSFNKCIDKLREYTIPKIFTDELVKYGLKLDNTKQVLNDSVIIYPSEYFYPLNYFTGKLSITEKTMTIHHYDSSWMSSGQKTIMKLKIFLISIFGTSIISKIIRRIKRYAR
- a CDS encoding O-antigen ligase family protein, whose translation is MPVRKLITYFFVLGLFFIPFNEYEGLSFLGEYSTESAVLFFIPAFLLIVLYTLFVKKLNFPYRNNLYLVLLLFIIWCIISTLLNASNVYSFYFKGTSGLSRFIRQLFSLILSSVIFFQVYWFVFKDKTAEQIFLLIRKTFFTSLVVVSIYGFIETLISFFGLYFLKPLLDLFGYLPFLEPELHVEGRISSVSYEPPFLAIYLITIAGWMFSFIITDKGYKRYFPAVAVLLLTFFSGSRTALIVVTIQFIVFLYFLYFHYAQKRIVLLFVKYALFFTLAVGIVSGVKFYDAIKEKVESLNFLGNLKSNPSNKSRLGIQYTSLLIFAENPVSGVGLGQQAYVARGRYPGWATKNNYEFYIFYKNKKEKSFPPGYNIYTRILAELGIIGFGIFLFLQYRMLSKAKKLIKNEDNNRKILGLATYISLVGLFINWMQIDSFRIYGVWISLAILIISSRNNNEQHNSLNTTLQ